Proteins encoded within one genomic window of Bacillus thuringiensis:
- a CDS encoding ABC transporter substrate-binding protein, which produces MRKIAFFFFLLVIGGAMSSCSRDTTSIKYNKSGLPILDDRHLVAYVAAREEVGEALLSSFCKPRGCTYEFIRLSTEELLRRVEEEAGNPKADIIIGGTVDAHQMMKQKNLSIPVTSQHANRISKTVKDKDGYWYGYEVEKLAIAINKERWNEEIAPLGLPYPSRWKDLLNPVYKGKIVMPDPNVSGTAYTFFQSLIDTLGEEEAKEYVKNLAGQIGEVTVNGYIPAELVASGEYMVGINFMGDQRMLQKRGFPILSNEPEQTGLSVNAISKLKRAPNGIIVDLFIDYCLSEEAGHILEKVSFGVPTMFAKNEKEIEGQPVRRTNQNISNSGIIEIWNRQRLSQK; this is translated from the coding sequence ATGAGAAAGATAGCCTTTTTCTTCTTTTTGCTAGTAATCGGAGGAGCGATGTCTAGTTGCTCTCGAGATACAACCTCTATTAAATATAATAAAAGTGGTCTCCCTATTTTGGATGATCGTCATCTTGTTGCGTACGTGGCGGCCCGCGAGGAAGTTGGGGAAGCTTTGCTTTCATCATTTTGTAAACCACGCGGTTGTACGTATGAATTTATTCGTCTTTCGACAGAAGAGCTTCTTCGGAGGGTAGAAGAGGAAGCTGGAAATCCGAAAGCTGATATTATTATTGGCGGTACGGTAGACGCGCATCAAATGATGAAGCAAAAAAATCTATCTATTCCTGTTACGAGTCAGCATGCGAACCGTATTTCAAAAACTGTTAAAGATAAGGACGGTTATTGGTACGGTTATGAAGTAGAGAAACTGGCAATTGCGATTAATAAAGAGCGGTGGAATGAAGAAATAGCACCGCTCGGACTTCCCTATCCATCAAGGTGGAAAGACTTGTTAAATCCAGTATATAAGGGAAAGATTGTTATGCCGGATCCAAATGTTTCAGGTACAGCATATACGTTTTTTCAATCACTTATTGATACTTTAGGTGAAGAGGAAGCGAAGGAATATGTGAAGAACCTTGCAGGGCAAATTGGAGAAGTAACAGTGAATGGTTACATACCGGCAGAACTTGTTGCGAGTGGTGAATATATGGTAGGCATCAATTTCATGGGAGATCAGAGAATGCTTCAAAAGCGAGGCTTTCCTATTTTAAGTAACGAACCTGAGCAAACAGGATTATCTGTTAATGCGATTTCGAAACTAAAACGTGCACCGAATGGTATTATTGTGGATTTATTTATTGATTATTGTTTATCAGAAGAAGCGGGGCACATTTTAGAAAAAGTTTCGTTTGGCGTACCAACGATGTTTGCGAAGAATGAGAAAGAAATAGAAGGGCAGCCGGTTAGAAGAACGAACCAAAATATATCAAATAGCGGAATAATCGAGATATGGAATAGACAGCGTCTCTCTCAGAAGTGA
- a CDS encoding response regulator transcription factor gives MKILVVDDESSIRNLIRMQLEMEGYEVLTAADGREALEKWNEGPDVLILDVMLPDTDGYELLRLFREKDRDIPVLMLTAKSQMNDKLLGLQLGADDYVTKPFNYAELILRVKNMARRVKKKEVTVSHEVIEAGEITICPKERKVHVSGQEIQLTYREFNLCQLFVSNPQRVFMRDELLEKVWGFEYIGNTRAVDIMVQRLRKKLGNSGEYIKTIYGVGYKLDC, from the coding sequence ATGAAGATACTTGTAGTTGATGATGAATCGAGTATTCGTAATTTGATTCGGATGCAGTTGGAGATGGAAGGTTATGAAGTATTGACAGCGGCTGACGGGAGAGAAGCTTTAGAGAAATGGAATGAAGGGCCGGATGTATTGATTTTGGATGTTATGCTTCCAGATACAGATGGGTATGAATTACTTCGTCTGTTCCGTGAGAAGGATAGGGATATTCCAGTACTCATGTTAACTGCGAAGAGTCAGATGAATGATAAATTGCTTGGCTTGCAGCTTGGGGCGGATGATTATGTGACGAAGCCATTTAATTATGCGGAGCTTATTCTTCGGGTCAAGAATATGGCGCGACGTGTGAAGAAGAAAGAGGTAACGGTAAGTCATGAGGTAATCGAGGCGGGAGAGATAACGATCTGTCCTAAGGAAAGAAAAGTGCATGTTAGTGGACAAGAAATTCAGTTAACGTACAGAGAGTTTAATTTATGTCAGTTGTTTGTTTCCAATCCGCAGCGTGTATTTATGAGAGATGAGTTGCTTGAGAAAGTATGGGGGTTTGAGTATATCGGAAATACGAGAGCGGTTGATATTATGGTGCAAAGACTGCGAAAGAAGCTAGGGAATAGCGGGGAATATATTAAAACAATTTATGGCGTTGGCTATAAACTAGATTGTTAA
- a CDS encoding efflux RND transporter periplasmic adaptor subunit, translating to MVPNTVRTPNKKKKWIIIGVIALIVIVAAVNIFVMQGKKKGASTSADAVSFEKVTERKLNNTKLISGQVKPGNIESFYADPTKGKVKDIEVKEGQEVEKGAKLFSYDNEEINLQMKQAELDQKMADMRYDQGKKKIDSLKKEIKKAKDSGAGKEVTDPMEEQVSELEMAQKTTDLEKEKGKLQKEELSKKQKELTIYSNFAGVVQKLDKDAAHSSSQALGGQGKAFLQVASKDPFQIQGTLTELQKSQIQKDQTFTVTAKANNKQKWTGKITEVSEFPTSAEMAQAGGMGEATQNMSQYTYKASLDSQDGLSPGYHVSLQVNLENKKMIAVPTKSVVEKGDDAFVYVEDKGKLRKQNVKKGSTDGDWTEITEGVTVGQKVVKNPSDDVYDGMEVKEK from the coding sequence ATGGTACCAAATACGGTTCGTACTCCAAACAAGAAGAAGAAATGGATTATTATCGGGGTTATTGCACTAATTGTTATTGTAGCAGCAGTTAATATTTTTGTAATGCAAGGGAAGAAGAAAGGCGCATCAACATCTGCTGATGCTGTGAGTTTTGAGAAGGTGACAGAGCGTAAGCTGAATAATACGAAATTGATTTCTGGTCAGGTGAAGCCTGGTAATATTGAAAGTTTCTATGCGGATCCGACTAAAGGAAAAGTAAAAGATATTGAGGTAAAAGAAGGACAAGAGGTAGAGAAAGGTGCGAAGTTATTCTCTTATGATAATGAAGAGATTAATTTGCAAATGAAGCAAGCTGAGCTTGATCAGAAGATGGCAGATATGCGTTATGATCAAGGGAAGAAGAAAATTGATTCGTTGAAGAAAGAAATTAAGAAGGCGAAAGATAGCGGAGCTGGGAAAGAAGTAACAGATCCGATGGAAGAGCAAGTAAGTGAGTTAGAGATGGCGCAAAAGACAACGGATCTTGAGAAAGAAAAAGGGAAGTTGCAGAAAGAAGAGTTAAGTAAGAAGCAGAAAGAGCTTACGATTTATAGTAACTTTGCTGGTGTTGTTCAAAAGTTAGATAAAGATGCGGCGCACAGTTCATCTCAAGCGTTAGGTGGTCAAGGGAAAGCCTTCTTACAAGTGGCTTCTAAAGATCCATTCCAAATCCAAGGGACGTTAACTGAGCTTCAAAAGTCACAAATTCAAAAGGATCAAACATTTACTGTAACGGCGAAAGCAAATAATAAGCAGAAGTGGACAGGTAAGATTACAGAGGTAAGTGAATTCCCAACGAGTGCAGAGATGGCTCAAGCTGGTGGTATGGGTGAAGCGACTCAAAATATGTCCCAATATACATATAAAGCAAGCCTTGATAGTCAAGATGGTTTATCTCCGGGTTATCACGTTTCATTGCAAGTAAATTTAGAGAATAAGAAGATGATTGCTGTTCCGACTAAGAGCGTTGTAGAAAAAGGCGATGATGCATTTGTTTATGTTGAGGATAAAGGAAAGCTTCGTAAACAAAATGTGAAAAAAGGTTCTACTGATGGAGACTGGACAGAGATTACTGAAGGCGTAACAGTGGGGCAAAAGGTGGTTAAAAATCCTTCCGACGATGTGTATGACGGAATGGAAGTGAAAGAGAAATGA
- a CDS encoding MFS transporter, whose translation MFKWLKPAPAIERLPADMIDRVYKLLRIRVLIGISVGYAAYYLVRSNFTLSSTYLVEEFGFSTAEIGLLGSVMAIVYGFSKFFMGNLSDKAFAQRFIAVGLFLSGLVNICFGFASSFGMIVTLLVVNGIVQGMGAPPCSIVMTKWFSKKERGTKTGLWNISHNVGGMLVPPLVGIGVGIFGENHWQGGVFIFPAIIAMVIAVLVWINAKDTPESEGLPPIDEYRNDYENLEKADNANKMSPKEILIKYVLKNKFVWFLCIANAFVYLIRFGVINWVPLYLTTVKGFSKNEAHAAYTIFEGMAIPSSLIVGLLSDKLFKGKRMPLCIISMVGVVIGTFIYWQATSILVVSIAVSIIGCLIYVPQFLIGLSAMELVPKFAVGTTVGMCGLFGYVGGSLVANAAIGVIVDRSGWDGCFILLLTGAILSTIFLFIVQRGHESKAPKAA comes from the coding sequence ATGTTTAAATGGCTTAAGCCAGCACCTGCAATTGAGAGATTGCCAGCGGATATGATTGATCGAGTATATAAATTACTACGTATCCGTGTGTTAATCGGAATTTCAGTTGGGTACGCTGCTTATTATTTAGTTCGTAGTAACTTTACGTTATCAAGTACGTATTTAGTAGAAGAATTCGGATTTAGTACAGCTGAAATTGGTCTACTAGGTTCAGTAATGGCAATTGTTTATGGATTTAGTAAGTTCTTTATGGGGAATTTATCTGATAAAGCTTTCGCCCAGCGCTTTATCGCGGTCGGTTTATTTTTATCAGGGCTTGTAAATATTTGCTTCGGTTTTGCATCTTCATTTGGGATGATTGTTACATTACTTGTCGTTAACGGTATTGTACAAGGTATGGGAGCACCACCTTGTAGTATCGTTATGACGAAATGGTTCTCGAAGAAAGAGCGTGGTACGAAAACAGGTCTTTGGAATATTTCACATAACGTTGGTGGAATGCTTGTGCCACCACTTGTCGGAATTGGTGTAGGTATTTTTGGTGAAAATCATTGGCAAGGCGGCGTGTTTATTTTCCCAGCGATTATCGCAATGGTAATTGCAGTTCTTGTTTGGATTAATGCGAAGGATACGCCAGAATCTGAAGGTCTTCCTCCAATTGATGAATATCGTAATGACTATGAAAATCTTGAAAAAGCAGATAATGCTAACAAGATGTCACCAAAAGAAATTTTAATCAAATATGTATTGAAAAATAAATTTGTATGGTTCTTATGTATTGCGAATGCATTTGTATATTTAATTCGCTTCGGTGTTATTAACTGGGTTCCACTTTATTTAACGACAGTTAAAGGTTTCTCAAAAAATGAAGCACACGCGGCATACACAATCTTTGAAGGTATGGCAATTCCAAGTTCATTAATCGTTGGTCTTTTAAGTGATAAATTATTTAAAGGAAAACGTATGCCATTATGTATCATTAGTATGGTTGGGGTTGTTATTGGTACGTTTATATATTGGCAAGCAACTAGCATACTTGTTGTAAGTATTGCAGTTTCTATTATCGGTTGCTTAATTTATGTACCACAGTTCTTAATCGGTTTAAGTGCGATGGAATTAGTACCGAAATTTGCAGTAGGTACGACAGTTGGTATGTGTGGTCTGTTCGGTTATGTGGGAGGAAGTCTTGTAGCAAACGCAGCAATTGGTGTTATTGTTGATCGTTCTGGCTGGGATGGCTGCTTTATCTTACTATTAACAGGTGCCATTTTATCAACGATCTTCTTGTTCATCGTTCAACGTGGACACGAGAGCAAAGCCCCTAAAGCGGCGTAA
- a CDS encoding ABC transporter ATP-binding protein: MITLNNIAKTYYQGKLAVPILHGISLTIQGGEFVSIMGPSGSGKSTLMNIIGCLDRPTEGEYMLNDVNILTADESKLALIRNEYIGFVFQHFNLLPRLSAVENVELPLVYGGIKKAERRKRALEALGKVGLADRVHHLPNELSGGQKQRVAIARAIANNPTFIMADEPTGALDTKSGEQVMDIFTKLNAEGTTIVMVTHEEEVAAYSSRRIVLRDGKITEDRRCAV; the protein is encoded by the coding sequence ATGATCACGTTAAATAATATTGCTAAAACGTATTATCAAGGAAAATTGGCAGTACCGATTTTGCATGGTATTAGTTTAACGATTCAAGGCGGCGAGTTCGTTTCGATTATGGGGCCGTCTGGTTCTGGTAAGTCAACGCTTATGAATATTATCGGCTGTTTAGATCGTCCAACAGAAGGCGAATATATGCTGAATGATGTGAATATCTTAACAGCAGATGAGTCAAAGCTTGCTTTAATTCGTAATGAATATATTGGCTTTGTGTTTCAGCACTTTAATTTGCTTCCACGTCTTTCAGCGGTAGAAAATGTTGAGCTTCCGCTCGTATATGGTGGCATAAAGAAAGCAGAGCGTCGCAAGCGTGCTTTAGAGGCATTAGGTAAAGTCGGATTAGCAGACCGCGTGCATCATTTACCGAACGAATTGTCAGGTGGACAGAAGCAGCGTGTCGCAATTGCAAGAGCAATTGCGAATAATCCAACGTTTATTATGGCCGATGAGCCGACTGGTGCGCTTGATACGAAGTCTGGTGAGCAAGTTATGGATATTTTCACGAAGCTTAATGCAGAAGGTACGACAATTGTTATGGTTACACATGAAGAGGAAGTAGCAGCGTATTCTTCCCGCCGCATTGTACTGCGAGATGGGAAAATTACAGAAGATAGAAGGTGTGCGGTATGA
- a CDS encoding DUF3919 family protein, giving the protein MKRLSFQILMFVLCIIVSLILFYVMEKQIYNRITIVNDKQTVLQRVNESLPTEMKVRHEKWGEIVITDEVRLHTIVSFFDQIQLNPREAKIQEQVFTGEVTYLNGHKRTFAVGDLFQYGADMYGKNGTDPMISAFQTYLLSLYYTPDRISDFFASAQDVIVRQGDVERAMNLTHILDSIRYAKQITDYGEIQKLLQSQNEPIAYITAYKTGKRIKNEREDILTISVYPSYFVVQYLGDNNGNVMYMKSSLANLFVKENVS; this is encoded by the coding sequence ATGAAAAGGCTATCATTTCAAATTCTTATGTTTGTCCTTTGTATAATTGTTTCTCTTATTTTGTTTTATGTGATGGAGAAGCAAATATATAATCGAATCACAATAGTGAATGACAAACAAACTGTTTTACAAAGAGTGAATGAATCCCTGCCTACTGAAATGAAGGTTAGGCATGAAAAGTGGGGAGAAATTGTTATAACGGATGAAGTTCGTTTGCATACGATTGTTTCATTCTTTGACCAAATTCAATTAAATCCGAGAGAAGCTAAGATTCAAGAACAAGTATTTACTGGAGAAGTAACGTACTTGAATGGACATAAACGTACTTTTGCAGTAGGTGACTTGTTCCAGTACGGGGCTGATATGTACGGAAAGAATGGTACGGATCCAATGATTTCAGCATTTCAAACGTATTTGTTAAGCCTGTATTACACACCAGATCGTATTAGTGATTTCTTTGCGTCAGCACAGGATGTTATAGTACGCCAAGGTGATGTAGAACGTGCGATGAATCTTACGCACATACTTGATTCGATTCGGTACGCAAAACAAATTACAGATTACGGAGAAATACAGAAATTATTACAATCACAGAATGAACCGATTGCTTATATTACCGCTTATAAAACAGGGAAGCGTATAAAGAATGAGCGTGAAGACATTCTTACTATTTCTGTATATCCGTCGTACTTTGTTGTGCAATATCTCGGTGATAATAATGGGAATGTCATGTATATGAAAAGCTCCCTCGCAAATTTATTTGTAAAGGAGAATGTGTCATGA
- a CDS encoding ABC transporter permease — protein sequence MSLLDSIKIALSSILAHKLRSALTMLGIIIGVGSIITVVAIGQGGEAMLKSKFAGSGGNNLMPIQFKADINDEFAMGGFQMPKLTEEDILEVKQVKDVSHVITTNQNSEVLDVNDKKANLNIIGLDNEYFAVNKVKVVKGRTLSESDITHANNVVMISTKTEETLFKDVNPVGQIIEMKGQPMQIIGVYKSDNEFMGFEMEEALIPLTLWPVLYGTDDIQNIAIQAKNVDDLEAAGKKAVDVLNSRKPSEIPGKYELVNLKEFQENVSKVTGIMTMIIGGIAGISLVVGGIGVMNIMLVSVTERTREIGIRKALGATRSKILLQFLIEAVMLTLLGGLIGIGLGYGGAYIVSTFAKWPPLVSWEVVVGGVLFSMTLGIIFGLIPANKAAKLDPIEALRYE from the coding sequence ATGAGTTTACTAGATAGTATAAAAATTGCCCTATCTTCTATTTTAGCTCATAAACTGCGTTCAGCTCTTACGATGCTCGGTATTATTATTGGAGTAGGTTCGATTATTACTGTCGTTGCAATTGGGCAAGGCGGGGAAGCGATGCTGAAGTCGAAATTCGCAGGTTCTGGTGGTAATAATCTTATGCCAATTCAATTTAAAGCAGATATTAATGATGAGTTTGCTATGGGCGGATTTCAAATGCCGAAGTTAACGGAAGAGGATATTTTGGAAGTAAAACAAGTGAAAGATGTTTCACACGTTATTACGACAAACCAGAATTCAGAGGTGCTTGATGTAAATGATAAAAAAGCAAATCTGAATATTATTGGTCTTGATAATGAATATTTTGCGGTTAATAAAGTAAAGGTCGTAAAGGGACGTACTTTAAGTGAATCAGATATTACTCATGCAAATAATGTTGTGATGATTAGTACAAAAACAGAGGAAACATTATTTAAGGACGTAAATCCAGTTGGACAAATTATTGAGATGAAGGGGCAGCCAATGCAAATTATTGGTGTGTATAAATCTGATAATGAGTTTATGGGATTTGAAATGGAAGAAGCGTTAATCCCCCTTACGTTATGGCCTGTTTTATACGGAACAGATGATATTCAAAATATCGCAATTCAAGCTAAAAATGTAGATGACTTAGAAGCAGCGGGGAAAAAAGCTGTTGATGTATTAAATAGTCGTAAGCCAAGTGAAATTCCAGGTAAATATGAACTGGTAAATTTAAAAGAATTCCAAGAAAATGTTTCTAAAGTAACTGGTATTATGACGATGATCATCGGCGGTATTGCAGGTATTTCATTAGTCGTTGGTGGTATCGGTGTTATGAATATTATGCTCGTATCTGTAACGGAGCGTACGCGCGAAATTGGAATACGTAAAGCACTTGGAGCAACGCGTAGTAAAATTTTATTACAGTTTTTAATTGAAGCAGTTATGTTAACACTTCTAGGTGGTTTGATTGGAATTGGTCTTGGATACGGCGGAGCATATATCGTTTCCACATTTGCCAAATGGCCACCACTCGTTTCATGGGAAGTTGTCGTTGGAGGCGTACTGTTCTCAATGACACTTGGTATTATTTTCGGATTAATTCCAGCGAACAAAGCTGCGAAATTAGATCCAATTGAAGCATTACGTTATGAGTAA
- a CDS encoding HAMP domain-containing sensor histidine kinase → MSLKRNMVFGIVGLLIPIFVLLYGVVYITLEKNMYHNAANSLEKLSVEAQIYTMNYLEKEAEVETLGPNSLLIASYLAKRMDVRVQMIGKNGDVVADTQKGALLHRNIDIESSLKGKKSYVFEEGDPAPILLFSSPVYYGNDVIGSVRFINELTGEKEVLTNVGWTFLMTSLCLVAAGIFFAIRLAKSLHKPIDQLRQMAHRLANGDYKSKIELNEYVEIAQLSASFNAMADGIELHIKQLKEEKEKQKDFLDRITHELKTPLTAIIGYVDLIPKLQSKDDVQESLRYVAVESERLLSLVEELLKSSKYGTSTFEVSPTVVNIKELAEEAVSIVKPRLHKFEIEVINELTDVHVVADFDKTKQIFLNVLDNAIKYSDATQIRMNVIVNEREAKVFVHDDGIGIDEGVLAEWNESPKGKVLPSSYGNGYGLYICQEIMNKQGGSMRIESSEEIGTTIFITFLLPRRMEDIKNLKAVK, encoded by the coding sequence ATGTCTTTAAAAAGAAATATGGTGTTTGGAATAGTTGGACTGTTAATCCCAATTTTTGTTCTTTTGTACGGAGTTGTTTATATTACGTTAGAAAAGAATATGTATCATAACGCGGCAAATTCTTTAGAAAAGTTAAGTGTAGAAGCACAAATTTACACGATGAATTATTTAGAGAAGGAAGCAGAGGTGGAGACGCTCGGTCCTAATTCACTTTTAATTGCTTCGTATTTAGCAAAGCGCATGGATGTCCGTGTACAGATGATTGGGAAGAATGGAGATGTTGTTGCGGATACACAAAAAGGAGCACTTCTTCACCGGAATATTGATATTGAGAGCTCTTTGAAGGGGAAGAAATCTTATGTTTTTGAAGAGGGAGACCCAGCTCCAATTCTTTTGTTTTCAAGCCCAGTTTATTATGGAAACGATGTCATTGGAAGTGTTCGTTTTATAAATGAGTTAACAGGTGAGAAAGAGGTTTTAACGAATGTTGGCTGGACGTTCTTAATGACGTCTCTTTGTCTAGTAGCTGCGGGTATTTTCTTTGCAATTCGTTTGGCAAAGTCTCTCCACAAGCCGATTGATCAGTTAAGACAAATGGCGCACCGGCTGGCGAATGGTGATTATAAAAGTAAGATTGAGCTAAATGAATATGTGGAAATTGCTCAGCTTTCCGCATCTTTTAATGCGATGGCTGATGGAATTGAGCTGCATATTAAGCAATTGAAAGAGGAGAAAGAGAAGCAGAAAGATTTCTTAGACCGTATTACGCATGAGCTGAAAACACCGCTAACGGCGATTATTGGCTATGTGGATTTAATTCCGAAGTTACAATCAAAGGACGATGTACAGGAGAGTCTTCGTTATGTGGCTGTAGAAAGTGAGCGTTTATTGTCACTTGTAGAAGAATTACTTAAGTCTTCAAAGTACGGGACGAGTACGTTTGAAGTGTCACCTACAGTTGTGAATATAAAGGAATTAGCCGAAGAAGCAGTTTCAATTGTGAAACCTCGCCTGCATAAATTTGAGATTGAAGTTATAAATGAGTTAACAGATGTACATGTTGTTGCGGATTTCGATAAGACGAAACAGATCTTCTTAAACGTGCTTGATAATGCGATAAAATATAGCGATGCTACGCAAATTCGTATGAATGTTATTGTAAATGAACGTGAGGCGAAGGTTTTTGTTCATGATGATGGCATTGGTATAGATGAAGGTGTGCTTGCAGAGTGGAATGAATCGCCAAAAGGGAAGGTACTTCCTTCTAGCTACGGGAATGGTTACGGTTTGTATATTTGTCAGGAGATTATGAATAAGCAGGGCGGAAGTATGCGGATTGAGAGTAGTGAAGAAATAGGCACTACAATATTTATCACATTCTTGCTTCCGAGACGGATGGAAGACATAAAAAACTTGAAAGCGGTTAAATGA
- the lytR gene encoding transcription antiterminator LytR, producing the protein MKKKILFWVLGILGVLIIGGGIYAYNVYSSVSNTLKEVHQPLKRDQNNNKVGEKVSKSEPVSILLLGADERGDDKGRSDSLMVITLNPKNNSMKTVSIPRDTYTEIVGKGKSDKINHAYAFGGVDMSVATVENFLNVPINYYIEVNMEGFKDIVDAVGGVDVTNDLEFTQDGNHFAKGNIHLTGDQALAFTRMRKQDPRGDFGRQMRQRQVMQGVIKKGASFSSLTGYGDVLTAIQKNVKTNLTQDQMFDMQKNYKDCLKNSEDIQIPGDGHKAADGIWYYYVPDAAKQDLTNKLRTHLEVTK; encoded by the coding sequence ATGAAAAAGAAAATTTTATTTTGGGTACTCGGTATTCTTGGGGTACTAATCATAGGTGGAGGAATTTATGCCTATAATGTATATTCTTCTGTATCTAATACATTAAAGGAAGTTCATCAACCTTTAAAACGTGATCAAAACAACAATAAAGTTGGAGAAAAAGTTAGCAAGAGTGAACCAGTTTCAATTTTACTACTAGGAGCAGATGAGCGCGGTGATGACAAAGGGCGTTCAGATTCTTTAATGGTGATTACATTAAATCCTAAAAATAACTCTATGAAAACAGTAAGTATTCCTCGTGATACTTACACAGAAATTGTTGGAAAAGGCAAAAGCGATAAAATCAATCATGCTTATGCATTCGGCGGAGTAGATATGTCTGTAGCGACCGTAGAAAACTTCTTGAATGTTCCTATTAATTATTATATTGAAGTGAACATGGAAGGCTTTAAAGATATCGTTGATGCAGTCGGTGGAGTAGATGTAACTAATGATTTAGAATTTACGCAGGATGGAAATCATTTTGCGAAAGGAAATATTCATTTAACAGGTGATCAAGCTTTAGCATTCACACGTATGCGTAAACAAGACCCACGTGGTGACTTTGGTCGTCAAATGCGCCAACGTCAAGTGATGCAAGGTGTTATCAAAAAAGGTGCAAGCTTCTCTTCTTTAACAGGTTATGGCGATGTGTTAACAGCAATTCAAAAGAATGTGAAGACAAATTTAACGCAAGATCAAATGTTTGATATGCAAAAGAACTATAAAGATTGCTTGAAAAATAGTGAGGATATTCAAATCCCAGGTGACGGTCACAAGGCAGCTGATGGCATTTGGTATTACTATGTTCCAGATGCAGCAAAACAAGATTTAACGAATAAATTAAGAACGCATCTTGAAGTGACTAAGTAA
- the galE gene encoding UDP-glucose 4-epimerase GalE, whose translation MNSILICGGAGYIGSHAVKKLVDEGLSVVVVDNLQTGHEDAITEGAKFYNGDLRDKAFLRDVFTQENIEAVMHFAADSLVGVSMEKPLQYYNNNVYGALCLLEVMDEFKVDKFIFSSTAATYGEVDVDLITEETMTNPTNTYGETKLAIEKMLHWYSQASNLRYKIFRYFNVAGATPNGIIGEDHRPETHLIPLVLQVALGQREKIMMFGDDYNTPDGTCIRDYIHVEDLVAAHFLGLKDLQNGGESDFYNLGNGNGFSVKEIVDAVREVTNHEIPAEVAPRRAGDPARLVASSQKAKEKLGWDPQYVNVKTIIEHAWNWHQKKPNGYEK comes from the coding sequence ATGAATTCAATTCTAATCTGCGGCGGAGCTGGTTATATCGGTTCTCATGCTGTGAAAAAATTAGTAGACGAAGGTTTATCTGTAGTAGTAGTAGATAACTTACAAACGGGTCATGAGGATGCAATTACGGAAGGTGCGAAGTTTTATAATGGCGACCTTCGTGATAAAGCATTTTTAAGAGATGTTTTTACACAAGAAAATATTGAGGCTGTTATGCATTTCGCAGCTGATTCTTTAGTTGGAGTTAGTATGGAGAAGCCTCTTCAATATTATAATAACAATGTGTATGGTGCACTTTGCTTATTAGAGGTAATGGATGAGTTTAAGGTAGATAAGTTTATTTTCTCTTCTACTGCGGCGACGTATGGTGAGGTAGATGTAGACCTTATTACTGAGGAAACGATGACAAATCCAACGAATACGTATGGAGAAACGAAGTTAGCAATCGAGAAGATGCTTCATTGGTATAGCCAAGCTTCTAATTTACGTTATAAGATTTTCAGATACTTTAACGTGGCTGGTGCAACTCCAAATGGTATTATTGGAGAAGATCATCGTCCAGAGACGCATTTAATTCCTCTTGTATTGCAAGTGGCGTTAGGTCAACGTGAGAAGATTATGATGTTTGGTGATGATTATAATACACCAGATGGTACTTGTATCCGTGATTATATTCATGTTGAAGATTTAGTTGCAGCTCACTTCTTAGGACTTAAGGACCTACAGAACGGCGGAGAGAGTGATTTCTATAACTTAGGAAATGGTAATGGTTTCAGTGTAAAAGAAATCGTTGATGCAGTTCGTGAAGTTACAAATCATGAAATTCCTGCTGAAGTAGCACCACGTCGTGCGGGAGATCCAGCACGTTTAGTTGCTTCTTCTCAGAAAGCGAAAGAGAAATTAGGTTGGGATCCTCAGTATGTAAATGTGAAGACAATCATTGAGCATGCTTGGAATTGGCATCAGAAGAAACCGAATGGGTATGAGAAATAA